The following coding sequences are from one Neovison vison isolate M4711 chromosome X, ASM_NN_V1, whole genome shotgun sequence window:
- the GPC4 gene encoding glypican-4, whose amino-acid sequence MARFGLPALLCALAVLCTALLAAEPKSKSCSEVRRLYVSKGFNKNDAPTHEINGDHLKICPQGYTCCSQEMEEKYSLQSKDDFKSVVSEQCNQLQAVFASRYKKFDEFFKELLENAEKSLNDMFVKTYGRLYMQNSELFKDLFGELKRYYVAGSVNLEEMLSDFWARLLERMFRLVNSQYHFTDEYLECVSKYTEQLKPFGDVPRKLKLQVTRAFVAARTFAQGLAVARDVVSKVSVVNPTAQCTQALLKMTYCSHCQGLVSVKPCYNYCSNIMRGCLANQGDLDFEWNNFIDAMLMVAERLEGPFNIESVMDPIDVKISDAIMNMQENSVQVSQKVFQGCGPPKPLPAGRTSRSISEGAFSARFRPYHPEERPTTAAGTSLDRLVTDVKEKLKQAKKFWSSLPSNVCSDERMAAGNGNEDDCWNGKGKSRYLFAVTGNGLANQGSNPEVQVDTSKPDIVILRQIMALRVMTSKMKNAYNGNDVDFFDISDESSGEGSGSGCEYQQCPSEFEYNATDHSGKSANDKASGTGGLARAQPYLLAVFCISLLVMQREWR is encoded by the exons GTGATCATTTGAAGATCTGTCCCCAGGGCTATACCTGCTGCTCTCAGGAGATGGAGGAGAAATACAGCCTGCAAAGTAAAGATGATTTCAAAAGCGTGGTCAGCGAACAGTGCAATCAGTTGCAAGCTGTCTTTGCTTCCCGTTACAAGAAGTTTGACG aatTCTTCAAAGAACTACTGGAAAATGCAGAGAAATCCCTGAATGACATGTTCGTGAAGACCTATGGCCGCTTATACATGCAAAATTCTGAGCTATTTAAAGATCTCTTCGGGGAGCTGAAGCGCTACTACGTGGCGGGAAGCGTGAACCTGGAAGAAATGCTAAGTGACTTCTGGGCTCGCCTTCTGGAGCGGATGTTCCGCCTGGTGAACTCCCAGTACCACTTCACAGACGAGTATCTGGAGTGCGTGAGCAAGTACACGGAGCAGCTGAAGCCCTTCGGAGACGTCCCTCGGAAACTGAAGCTGCAGGTTACACGTGCGTTTGTCGCCGCCCGTACTTTTGCTCAAGGCTTAGCAGTCGCGAGAGACGTAGTGAGCAAAGTCTCTGTG GTCAATCCCACAGCCCAGTGTACCCAGGCCTTGCTCAAGATGACCTACTGCTCCCACTGCCAGGGGCTCGTAAGTGTGAAGCCGTGTTACAACTACTGCTCCAACATCATGAGAGGCTGCCTGGCCAACCAAGGCGATCTTGATTTTGAATGGAACAATTTCATAg ATGCGATGCTGATGGTGGCAGAGAGGCTCGAGGGTCCTTTCAACATCGAATCAGTCATGGATCCCATCGACGTGAAGATTTCCGACGCTATAATGAATATGCAGGAGAACAGTGTGCAAGTGTCTCAGAAG GTTTTCCAGGGATGTGggccccccaaacccctcccgGCCGGCCGGACCTCCCGTTCCATCTCCGAGGGGGCTTTCAGTGCTCGCTTCAGACCGTATCACCCCGAGGAACGCCCGACCACGGCGGCTGGCACGAGTTTGGACCGACTG GTTACTGATGTCAAGGAGAAGCTGAAACAGGCCAAGAAGTTCTGGTCCTCTCTGCCCAGCAACGTTTGCAGCGATGAAAGGATGGCCGCCGGCAACGGCAATGAGGACGATTGCTGGAACGGGAAAGGCAAGAGCAG ATACTTGTTCGCGGTGACGGGAAATGGCTTAGCCAACCAGGGCAGTAATCCGGAGGTCCAGGTGGACACCAGCAAACCAGACATAGTGATCCTTCGCCAGATCATGGCTCTTCGGGTTATGACCAGTAAAATGAAGAATGCTTACAATGGGAACGATGTGGACTTCTTTGATATCA gtgATGAGAGCAGTGGAGAGGGAAGTGGCAGTGGTTGTGAGTATCAGCAGTGCCCTTCGGAGTTTGAGTACAACGCAACCGACCACTCCGGGAAGAGCGCCAACGATAAGGCCAGCGGCACAGGCGGCCTTGCCAGGGCACAGCCCTACCTTCTCGCTGTCTTCTGCATCTCGCTCCTGGTCATGCAGAGAGAGTGGAGATAA